In the Candidatus Poribacteria bacterium genome, GTGTCGTTCCGGTGAGTGCGGCGTACCTATCGTGGGATACCATCTCTTCTTCCGAGGTGAACGTGGTAATGTTCCCCCAATTTTCAAATGAACCGCGGAGGTAAATGCTAAGAGAGTCGTTAAGCCTGCGTGCACTCCAAAGCGTGGAACCGATAGTGGGTGCTAATCTGTAATCGCGCTTGTTTTTGTTGAGCCGGATCGCACCGCGTGCTTGAGCACCATAAGACCAAGCACCGTGCGTTGCTGCAAAGGTGAGTCCCGGTCTGAGTTCAAAGGAGCCAGATCCCACCTGCATCGGGTAATGAAGACCGGTTACGCCGGTGCTGCTGGTGTACGCGCCTCTTGCAGAAATAATAGATCCTGTCGGTATAGAGACACCGGCGTTGAGGCGGAGATCGGCGTTTGACGCGTTGAGCAGTGGAATGAGGGCGGCAAGTGTAATATCCCCGAATCCGGCGATCGTCCCTGACGGATCTCCTATGATGTGATGGTGTCCTACGGGCCCGTCTCCTCCGGGACTGTGGAGGTGTGCCCCTTTCATTTGTATGAAGTTGTTCCGATAACTCATCATTGCCATGAGCGTAATCCTGTCGTGCGGAGCAAACATCGCTCCGAACATGTGCGTTCGCATCCGCATTCTGACGGGTACCATCAGGTAGTCGTCAAGTGTTTCTTCGATTGAGATGGCGTTCCCGTCTTGAAGTCCGTCCATTGCCATCTCGATGGAACGGTATGACAACATCATCTCTCCTGCCCTGTGCCCATGGTCTCCCATAACACCGAGTGGTGGATAGCTATCAGGGCGAGCGGCGGCTATCTGCTCAGTCGATTCTTTTTTTGATGCGGCGTGAGTGCCATTCGCAAATACGTTTACGATGTTTCCACAGAGGAAAAGAATGAGGAGAACAAGGCTCCCCTTTTTATCCGTTTTCATAAAATGATCGATTCTGTTTTAGAGATATAGTTGTATTGGAAGGTATTATATCATATTTCTCGCACAAAATCCATATCCGATCAGAGCCATCAGGTTTATACTTTAGGCTTGACATTCCACTCTATATTGATAGAATAGAAATATATCACATACATGGAGGGAATGAGATGGGATATAAGTTCGATCCGAAAGCAATGTACCGGATGCCGACGCATTTTGGACCGAGGACAGGCCCGAGATACGGACCCGATGGCAGAAAATTTGAGTGTAAAGATAACCCGAAATCAACGTCAGTTTCGGTGAGTTTCCTGACAAATAGCGAGCAATTGGAGGCTTTTCTACCGCCGGGATTTTCGCTTAACGGTGAACCCGTCGTATCCGTGTCAGGCGGCTACATGAAAGAAATTGAGTGGTTGGCAGGACGCGGTTATAATACCCTCGGTGTTAGTTTTCCAGTCGTTTTCGAGGGTGAAGTAGACCGAGCGACGGGATCGTTTTTGACAGTGCTCTGGGAAAATCTGACAGATCCGATTTTGACGGGACGCGAGGAATTAGGTTTCTCCAAAATCTATTGCGAACTGCCAGATCCGCTGACGTTTAATGGTGAGACACACTGTACCGCCAGTTGGCTCGGCTTTAAGTTTATGGACATGCACGTCCGAGCGACAGAACAGGTTCCAATACCAACCACGTCCCCTTCACCGCAACAGACGACTGGCGAACAACCGCTCACCGGCACGCTCCATTATAAATATATGCCAAGAACCGGCGAATGGGGCACTGCCGACGTTACTTACGCCGTGCTAACGCCTGCGAGTACCCCGAACCGAGTTGTGAAGGAGCATTGGCGCGGTGAAGGCACAGTGCAATTCCACAAAGCGCGCTGGGAAGACCTACCGACACAATACAACATTGTCAACGCCTTCCACGAATTGGAAGTCAAGGAGTGGCGTGGCGCGTCTATCGTCAAAACAGTCGGTGGGAAAGACCTCAGTGATCAACGCATCTTGCGTTAATTTTCAGTCCATCACTGTGCCGCCTGAAACAGTGATAGAGACCCCTGAAAGATAAGCGGCTTCGTCTGAGGCGAGGAAAGCAGCCATCTTGGCGACATCTGCTCCCTCGGCGAGTCGCCCAAAGGGTACATTTGCTTCGGATTGGCGTGTGTATTCCGAGAGTTGCTCATCAGCGGAAAGATTATCCGGCATTAGCACAGATGCCAGATGTGTAACGCGTTCTGTGTCTACAAGTCCAGGACAAATGGCGTTGACGTTGACCCGATAAGGGGCAAGTTCACAGGCGAGCGATTGTGTGAAACCGATCACAGCGAATTTCGAGGCACTGTATGCGGCAAAGCGCGCTGACCCGCGTTTCCCAGTAACAGAAGACATATTGATGATTTTACCCCCGGTTCCCTGCGCAATAAGATGGCGTGCCACCGCTTGTGAACAGAGGAATACGCCTTTCACATTGACCCGCTGGACTCTGTCCCAATCTTCTTCAGTCAGATCTACGACAGGCACACGATCCTTACCAGCGATTGTTCCGGCATTGTTGACGAGAATGTCGATTTTACCGAAGTGTGCAACGGTTTTGTCAACCATCTCTTTTACCTGTTCTGCGTCCCCAACGTCCGCGACAACGCTGATGGCATGTCGTCCCATCGCTTCAATTTCGTGAACAACATCAGGTAAACCCTGCCATTCTGTCTGATCTGCAGCGTAGGGATGCTCGGTGATGTCATTAACAGCAACATCAGCACCCTCTTTCGCCAAGCGCGTCGCAATTGCCCGTCCGATGCCATTTTTGCCTCCCGCGCCTGTTACCAAAGCGACTTTTCCATGTAGGTTGTACATTCAGATATAACTCCCTTGAATTGTATCATTTATTTCTGTAGTTTCCCCTATGGAACTAAACTTTCTGTCCTGTGAAGTTACCAGAGGAATGGCAAAAGTGCCCATAAATAGATAATAACCTCTGTTGACTTCAATACGATCGACCTCAATACCGATGTAGGGGAAGGAATATACCAGAGTAGAATTGTCCCGTCGTAACTCACGCTGGCGATCGTATTTCCATCTGGAGAATACACAAC is a window encoding:
- a CDS encoding acetoacetate decarboxylase family protein, producing MGYKFDPKAMYRMPTHFGPRTGPRYGPDGRKFECKDNPKSTSVSVSFLTNSEQLEAFLPPGFSLNGEPVVSVSGGYMKEIEWLAGRGYNTLGVSFPVVFEGEVDRATGSFLTVLWENLTDPILTGREELGFSKIYCELPDPLTFNGETHCTASWLGFKFMDMHVRATEQVPIPTTSPSPQQTTGEQPLTGTLHYKYMPRTGEWGTADVTYAVLTPASTPNRVVKEHWRGEGTVQFHKARWEDLPTQYNIVNAFHELEVKEWRGASIVKTVGGKDLSDQRILR
- a CDS encoding 3-oxoacyl-ACP reductase FabG, producing MYNLHGKVALVTGAGGKNGIGRAIATRLAKEGADVAVNDITEHPYAADQTEWQGLPDVVHEIEAMGRHAISVVADVGDAEQVKEMVDKTVAHFGKIDILVNNAGTIAGKDRVPVVDLTEEDWDRVQRVNVKGVFLCSQAVARHLIAQGTGGKIINMSSVTGKRGSARFAAYSASKFAVIGFTQSLACELAPYRVNVNAICPGLVDTERVTHLASVLMPDNLSADEQLSEYTRQSEANVPFGRLAEGADVAKMAAFLASDEAAYLSGVSITVSGGTVMD